Genomic window (Lycium barbarum isolate Lr01 chromosome 2, ASM1917538v2, whole genome shotgun sequence):
CAGTAATAATAACACCAGTAACCACTCAGATCCTTTATTTCCTACATATACACACACCAGGTGACACAACAAGCTCTTTCAAGAAAAATTTTGTGAGAGCTGAATCATTAAACAGAGCAAAGAAATTTTGATCCTTCATAAATGGATGATTGGTCTCATTCTTATACTGTTGATGATGAATTCAAGAAACTAGTTCTTAGAATGAACCCCCCAAGGTACCTTCTTTCCTTAGTTTCGTTTAAAATGGTGTGAATATAATTGGATATAGAGGCAGGATTTGAAGCTTAATTACGAGTTCTGAATTCTAATCATTTTAAGTTGCTGAATTGTAAAATTAATAATGTGTGAACAAGATTGTTTTGGAAGGAGAGTCTTGGAGCATCGCTAAAGTTGTTTCCGGAGTTCGAGTCGTGAAAGCAACCACTAGTGTTTGCATTAGGATAGACTGTCTACATCACACACCCCTAGACGTGTAGTCCTTCCTGGACCGTGTTGAAGCGGGATGTTTTGTGTATAGAGCTGCCTGTTTTTGACCAAGATTGTTTGCAAATAGAGAATGTTATGCATCCTTATGCTAATTCATTTGTCAATTTTTATTGTGGTGTTTATAGGGTTACTGTTGATAATGCTTCTGACAAGAAAACAACTCTGATCAAGGTATGGATGTGTTTGTATTtgttaaaaatcttttttttttttttttgtattgaaTCAATTTTACTCTTGGTATTATTGATTTGTAGAATTGACCTATAAAATGATTGGAATTTTGCAGGTTGATAGTGCAAATAAAAGAGGAAGCTTGTTAGAAGTGGTTCAGGTTCTTAATGATTTGAACCTTATAATCAGAAGAGCTTATATTGCTTCTGATGGGGAATGGTTTATGGATGGTGAGTTCTTTATTCTTCCTCAATTTGTTTTGGagtatacccaaaaaaaaaagaaaaaaaaactggaaTTGGCTACGAGCTTCGTCGCCAATTCGTCGCTAAATTGCTCGTagctaacaatttttttttttgatagtcCTTAGGATTAGCAATGGATTTTGATGTTTGGTGACGGATTTTGTCCATTGCTAATTCCtgatttttttagtagtgtttgttCCTACTAATTGGTCTTTCCCTTGTTTCAGTATTTCATGTTACTGATCGATATGGAAATAAGCTCTCTGGAGATAATGTTGCTGAACGCATTCAGCAGGTATATCTAATTCCGGATTGAGACGTGCTTAATTGATTGATTTATTAATTGAGCAGCGATGATTCGCCCCTTTTAAAGAAGTTTTTCAATCATCAGTTCATTTTTAGTATAACGCTCTTTAGGGTCAGTGTACTGACATAAGTAATTTCGAAACTTTGTCAGCCTAATGAGTTCAACTTTTAATATTTTTAGTATTAAACTTGTTGTATTGTTAAGATTATGGGTTCATAACTAATATTGGTTGAGATTTTAGTAggttttacatatatatatttatattcagTGCCAAAAGTTATGGGTTCAGATGAATCCGTAGCCGAATGACTACACCCACCCCTGGTAGGAAGTGGATATCACTGAATTAAAGAAGATGAAACAATAAATGTTTTAATACAGATACTGTTATGGTGTGAGATTGAGTAACACTAAAGAGCGAATATTTTCTTGTGTTGCAGTCATTGGGACCGAGGGGCCGCAGCTTCCGGTCTATGGAAAGATCTGTGGGCGTTCAATCTGCAGCAGAGCACACAACCATTGAACTGACGGGGCCAGACAGACCCGGATTGATTTCCGAGATCTTTGCTGTTCTCGCCGACCATAAATGTAACGTCGTAGCAGCAGAAGTATGGACTCATAATTCAAGAATGGCGTCGGTTGTTTACATAACCGAAGAACAAAGTGGATGGGCAATAACTGACCCCGATAGGCTTGCCACAATCAGGAAATTGTTGTTTTATGTTTTAAAAGGAGACAGAGATAGGCGAGGCGCCAATACAGCAGTTTCTGTTGGTTCGACTAATACTGAAAGGAGGCTACATCAAATGATGTATGCTGATCGTGATTATGATGAAGATGAGTATACAGGTTGCGTATCGGTTGACCAGAGGAAGAAGCCCTCGGTAACTGTAGAACGTTGTGTGGATAAAGGGTATACGATTGTGACTTTGAGATGCCTGGACCGTCCGAAGCTGCTCTTCGATGCTGTGTGCACGTTAACGGATATGCAGTACGTAGTGTATCATGGTACCATTATTGCTGAAGGACCTGATGCTTATCAGGTATTCTTCTAAATGCTTGAAATTTTCCCAAAATCGTTTTTTCCCGCGTTATACTACATGAACCTGCTGAGTCTTTTCTTTGCAAAAACCGTGACATGAACCTGGGGAAAACTTTTACTCCCTCCACAAAAACAATTGATGTTTTATCCACTATCAGTTGGTGAAAAAACAATTGATGATGTTCACAATATCAAGAAGGTATTTTAATCCTTTTTCCCAAAATTTCCTTTGACACATCCCTAATTTAATGTACAAATTTAATGACGTATACGACACGTTCTGTTATGTACTCAGAGCATTTGATATAAAATCTTTAATGCTTATTGTTTCAAAGCATTTGAGAAGCATATAATTTAGGGTATTTTAATCAAAACCCctctttaacttttttttttaaaattgaattCCTTAATTCATCTGCCAAAGCCTAAAATATCAATTATTTTGGACTGGAGGGAGTATTTGCTAAGACTGCATTCtcaaagttcataaatagaaTTTGTAGAGTAGAAGCTAGTCGTTAAGAAATGCCAAAATCCACTGTCTTGGTCCATCAGTAGCCTCAGACTATGAAAGAGTTGTTATTTTTTCTCTTTGCTAAACTGTATTCGTGTGGCTTGCTTTGGTTTTCGGTTAGGAATATTACATTAGGCATATGGATGGGTGCCCCATTAGTTCTGAAGCGGAGAGGCATCGTGTAATACACTGCTTGGAGGCAGCTATCAAGAGGAGAACTTCTACGGTAAAAGCTCGTTCCAATGCAATAtgagtaggcatttggccatagattccaaatatttttcactttacttgtaatttatgaagttggagttgaagatggagttgtctTTAGTTATACCTTTTGCAAAGGAGAGAgagcactttatttggaatttatgaagatGGAGTTCAAA
Coding sequences:
- the LOC132626203 gene encoding ACT domain-containing protein ACR4-like; amino-acid sequence: MDDWSHSYTVDDEFKKLVLRMNPPRVTVDNASDKKTTLIKVDSANKRGSLLEVVQVLNDLNLIIRRAYIASDGEWFMDVFHVTDRYGNKLSGDNVAERIQQSLGPRGRSFRSMERSVGVQSAAEHTTIELTGPDRPGLISEIFAVLADHKCNVVAAEVWTHNSRMASVVYITEEQSGWAITDPDRLATIRKLLFYVLKGDRDRRGANTAVSVGSTNTERRLHQMMYADRDYDEDEYTGCVSVDQRKKPSVTVERCVDKGYTIVTLRCLDRPKLLFDAVCTLTDMQYVVYHGTIIAEGPDAYQEYYIRHMDGCPISSEAERHRVIHCLEAAIKRRTSTGIRLELCGDDRSGLLADVTRIFRENGLSISRAEVMTRGLQAINVFYVTDVSGGQVKTETIEAVRKEIGLTILHVKDDLYLNSPPQQTGRFSLGNILRSRSEKFLYNLGLTKSSS